In Prunus dulcis chromosome 1, ALMONDv2, whole genome shotgun sequence, the following are encoded in one genomic region:
- the LOC117629748 gene encoding far upstream element-binding protein 1-like isoform X1, protein MAEEEVVGAEAGSPKPSDHKRKLEDLEPEAQQEIVDLTSDGPDDLNVEPDAANEVDVPPSDESEAKRPRLEDKPDEIANENGYQEEKVEQPEKENEDQLNVDSGHSEHPQPPSVEVTESVKDQQKPEVNEQHYDINGEQSETQKPSENSVAEDAQEPPQEVSQPHYAEEPQQGDAYTSANHNLTHKMEVPNNKVGVLIGKAGDTIRYLQYNSGAKIQITRDSDADPYSATRPVEIIGSSFSISKAEKLINAVIAEADAGGSPSLVARGVATAQAAAAAEQIQIQVPNEKVGLIIGRGGETIKGLQTRSGARIQVLIPQHLPEGDESKERTVRVTGDKKQIEVARELIKEVMNQTVRPSPLSSGFNPQGYRPHGQGGPQWGPRGPHLPQQSTYDYPQRGPYPSHNPHYPPAYGSYPQHMGPRSGFGSGWEQRPPPSMQGMPPHGGGYDYYSGQGPDAPVSAQHSAPVPSHVPGPSPNPTMAPPPSQANYNYGQPHGPDYGHPAPYSQTAPPQHSYGHGYEEPKYDNHAPTQHPYGGHGTSQPYPQTGAQPGYGPQQHYGKPQSYGMASQGPAPQSYGPPRAGQPGDATYQGAAPAQSYGPNVPAQQPYPYASSVPAQQTYPTYGSAPTDGYNQPPPVSGSGYPQQGGQPVSYGQPGAQQAPVYAQVAPTAGYTQYASTQQGYTEQSAPNAAGYGYQGSQDPGYGGVSASTYGAPAAVQPGYAQPTTQQSYDQSVPESAGYGAAPTASAGYGKTVSPQPGYPQYDSSQMYAAVPR, encoded by the exons ATGGCTGAGGAGGAGGTTGTGGGAGCCGAGGCGGGAAGCCCTAAGCCGTCGGATCACAAGCGGAAGCTGGAAGATTTGGAGCCCGAAGCACAACAGGAGATAGTTGACCTCACCTCCGACGGCCCGGATGATTTGAATGTGGAGCCCGATGCGGCCAATGAAGTGGATGTGCCGCCTTCAGATGAATCTGAAGCGAAAAGGCCTCGTCTTGAAGACAAGCCCGATGAAATAG CCAATGAGAATGGCTACCAAGAGGAGAAGGTAGAACAACCAGAAAAGGAGAATGAGGATCAGCTGAATGTTGATAGTGGCCATTCAGAGCACCCTCAGCCTCCATCTGTGGAAGTTACAGAATCAGTGAAGGACCAGCAAAAACCCGAAGTTAATGAACAACATTATGATATAAATGGTGAACAAAGTGAGACCCAAAAGCCTTCTGAGAATTCTGTGGCGGAAGATGCTCAAGAACCCCCTCAAGAGGTGTCTCAACCACACTACGCTGAGGAACCTCAGCAAGGTGACGCTTACACTTCTGCAAATCATAATTTGACACACAAAATGGAGGTTCCTAATAATAAG GTTGGGGTTCTAATTGGCAAGGCTGGGGATACTATAAGGTACTTGCAATACAACTCTGGGGCAAAAATTCAGATAACAAGGGATTCTGATGCAGATCCATATTCTGCAACCAGGCCTGTGGAGATAATAGGAAGTTCATTTAGCATAAGCAAAGCAGAGAAGCTTATAAATGCTGTTATTGCAGAG GCTGATGCAGGGGGTTCTCCTTCTTTGGTGGCTAGGGGTGTTGCTACTGCACAGGCTGCTGCAGCCGCAGAACAAATTCAGATACAAGTTCCGAATGAGAAG GTTGGCTTGATAATAGGCAGAGGTGGGGAGACCATTAAAGGTCTGCAGACCAGATCAGGGGCACGTATCCAGGTA TTAATACCCCAACATCTCCCGGAGGGGGATGAATCTAAAGAAAGGACGGTGCGAGTAACTGGTGATAAGAAGCAAATTGAGGTGGCAAGAGAATTGATAAAGGAAGTTATGAATCAG ACTGTGAGGCCATCACCTCTCTCCAGTGGTTTTAACCCTCAGGGTTATCGGCCCCATGGACAAGGCGGTCCTCAATGGGGTCCAAGAGGGCCTCATCTACCCCAGCAATCTACCTATGATTATCCGCAACGAGGACCATATCCATCCCATAATCCTCATTACCCTCCTGCATATGGAAGTTATCCTCAACATATGGGTCCAAGAAGTGGCTTTGGATCTGGTTGGGAGCAAAGGCCACCTCCTAGCATGCAGGGGATGCCTCCGCATGGTGGTGGTTATGATTACTACAGTGGACAAGGACCTGATGCCCCAGTATCTGCCCAACATTCTGCTCCTGTTCCTTCTCATGTTCCTGGCCCTTCTCCTAACCCTACAATGGCCCCACCCCCGTCTCAAGCAAATTACAATTATGGACAGCCACATGGTCCAGATTATGGGCATCCAGCACCTTATTCCCAGACTGCACCTCCTCAACATAGCTATGGGCATGGGTACGAAGAACCAAAATACGATAATCATGCTCCAACACAGCATCCCTATGGAGGGCATGGGACTTCTCAGCCATATCCACAAACTGGAGCTCAGCCAGGTTATGGTCCACAGCAGCATTATGGCAAGCCACAATCATATGGCATGGCATCACAGGGGCCAGCCCCCCAGTCTTACGGCCCTCCTAGGGCTGGTCAACCAGGAGACGCAACTTATCAGGGTGCTGCACCAGCTCAATCATATGGTCCGAATGTTCCAGCCCAACAGCCATATCCGTATGCATCTAGTGTGCCTGCACAGCAGACCTATCCTACATATGGTTCTGCCCCAACTGATGGGTATAATCAACCACCGCCTGTCTCTGGCTCAGGATATCCACAGCAAGGAGGACAACCGGTCAGTTATGGCCAGCCTGGTGCGCAGCAGGCACCCGTCTATGCACAAGTGGCTCCTACTGCAGGGTACACGCAATACGCATCTACTCAACAAGGTTACACTGAGCAGTCTGCACCAAACGCAGCAGGTTATGGGTACCAAGGGTCTCAAGACCCCGGATATGGAGGTGTCTCAGCATCAACCTATGGTGCCCCAGCAGCTGTGCAGCCAGGTTATGCCCAACCAACAACCCAACAAAGTTACGATCAGTCAGTCCCAGAGTCTGCTGGTTATGGAGCTGCGCCAACTGCTTCAGCTGGTTATGGGAAAACAGTTTCACCTCAGCCTGGTTATCCTCAGTATGACTCGAGTCAAATGTATGCTGCTGTACCGCGCTGA
- the LOC117629748 gene encoding far upstream element-binding protein 2-like isoform X2: MAEEEVVGAEAGSPKPSDHKRKLEDLEPEAQQEIVDLTSDGPDDLNVEPDAANEVDVPPSDESEAKRPRLEDKPDEIANENGYQEEKVEQPEKENEDQLNVDSGHSEHPQPPSVEVTESVKDQQKPEVNEQHYDINGEQSETQKPSENSVAEDAQEPPQEVSQPHYAEEPQQGDAYTSANHNLTHKMEVPNNKVGVLIGKAGDTIRYLQYNSGAKIQITRDSDADPYSATRPVEIIGSSFSISKAEKLINAVIAEADAGGSPSLVARGVATAQAAAAAEQIQIQVPNEKVGLIIGRGGETIKGLQTRSGARIQLIPQHLPEGDESKERTVRVTGDKKQIEVARELIKEVMNQTVRPSPLSSGFNPQGYRPHGQGGPQWGPRGPHLPQQSTYDYPQRGPYPSHNPHYPPAYGSYPQHMGPRSGFGSGWEQRPPPSMQGMPPHGGGYDYYSGQGPDAPVSAQHSAPVPSHVPGPSPNPTMAPPPSQANYNYGQPHGPDYGHPAPYSQTAPPQHSYGHGYEEPKYDNHAPTQHPYGGHGTSQPYPQTGAQPGYGPQQHYGKPQSYGMASQGPAPQSYGPPRAGQPGDATYQGAAPAQSYGPNVPAQQPYPYASSVPAQQTYPTYGSAPTDGYNQPPPVSGSGYPQQGGQPVSYGQPGAQQAPVYAQVAPTAGYTQYASTQQGYTEQSAPNAAGYGYQGSQDPGYGGVSASTYGAPAAVQPGYAQPTTQQSYDQSVPESAGYGAAPTASAGYGKTVSPQPGYPQYDSSQMYAAVPR, from the exons ATGGCTGAGGAGGAGGTTGTGGGAGCCGAGGCGGGAAGCCCTAAGCCGTCGGATCACAAGCGGAAGCTGGAAGATTTGGAGCCCGAAGCACAACAGGAGATAGTTGACCTCACCTCCGACGGCCCGGATGATTTGAATGTGGAGCCCGATGCGGCCAATGAAGTGGATGTGCCGCCTTCAGATGAATCTGAAGCGAAAAGGCCTCGTCTTGAAGACAAGCCCGATGAAATAG CCAATGAGAATGGCTACCAAGAGGAGAAGGTAGAACAACCAGAAAAGGAGAATGAGGATCAGCTGAATGTTGATAGTGGCCATTCAGAGCACCCTCAGCCTCCATCTGTGGAAGTTACAGAATCAGTGAAGGACCAGCAAAAACCCGAAGTTAATGAACAACATTATGATATAAATGGTGAACAAAGTGAGACCCAAAAGCCTTCTGAGAATTCTGTGGCGGAAGATGCTCAAGAACCCCCTCAAGAGGTGTCTCAACCACACTACGCTGAGGAACCTCAGCAAGGTGACGCTTACACTTCTGCAAATCATAATTTGACACACAAAATGGAGGTTCCTAATAATAAG GTTGGGGTTCTAATTGGCAAGGCTGGGGATACTATAAGGTACTTGCAATACAACTCTGGGGCAAAAATTCAGATAACAAGGGATTCTGATGCAGATCCATATTCTGCAACCAGGCCTGTGGAGATAATAGGAAGTTCATTTAGCATAAGCAAAGCAGAGAAGCTTATAAATGCTGTTATTGCAGAG GCTGATGCAGGGGGTTCTCCTTCTTTGGTGGCTAGGGGTGTTGCTACTGCACAGGCTGCTGCAGCCGCAGAACAAATTCAGATACAAGTTCCGAATGAGAAG GTTGGCTTGATAATAGGCAGAGGTGGGGAGACCATTAAAGGTCTGCAGACCAGATCAGGGGCACGTATCCAG TTAATACCCCAACATCTCCCGGAGGGGGATGAATCTAAAGAAAGGACGGTGCGAGTAACTGGTGATAAGAAGCAAATTGAGGTGGCAAGAGAATTGATAAAGGAAGTTATGAATCAG ACTGTGAGGCCATCACCTCTCTCCAGTGGTTTTAACCCTCAGGGTTATCGGCCCCATGGACAAGGCGGTCCTCAATGGGGTCCAAGAGGGCCTCATCTACCCCAGCAATCTACCTATGATTATCCGCAACGAGGACCATATCCATCCCATAATCCTCATTACCCTCCTGCATATGGAAGTTATCCTCAACATATGGGTCCAAGAAGTGGCTTTGGATCTGGTTGGGAGCAAAGGCCACCTCCTAGCATGCAGGGGATGCCTCCGCATGGTGGTGGTTATGATTACTACAGTGGACAAGGACCTGATGCCCCAGTATCTGCCCAACATTCTGCTCCTGTTCCTTCTCATGTTCCTGGCCCTTCTCCTAACCCTACAATGGCCCCACCCCCGTCTCAAGCAAATTACAATTATGGACAGCCACATGGTCCAGATTATGGGCATCCAGCACCTTATTCCCAGACTGCACCTCCTCAACATAGCTATGGGCATGGGTACGAAGAACCAAAATACGATAATCATGCTCCAACACAGCATCCCTATGGAGGGCATGGGACTTCTCAGCCATATCCACAAACTGGAGCTCAGCCAGGTTATGGTCCACAGCAGCATTATGGCAAGCCACAATCATATGGCATGGCATCACAGGGGCCAGCCCCCCAGTCTTACGGCCCTCCTAGGGCTGGTCAACCAGGAGACGCAACTTATCAGGGTGCTGCACCAGCTCAATCATATGGTCCGAATGTTCCAGCCCAACAGCCATATCCGTATGCATCTAGTGTGCCTGCACAGCAGACCTATCCTACATATGGTTCTGCCCCAACTGATGGGTATAATCAACCACCGCCTGTCTCTGGCTCAGGATATCCACAGCAAGGAGGACAACCGGTCAGTTATGGCCAGCCTGGTGCGCAGCAGGCACCCGTCTATGCACAAGTGGCTCCTACTGCAGGGTACACGCAATACGCATCTACTCAACAAGGTTACACTGAGCAGTCTGCACCAAACGCAGCAGGTTATGGGTACCAAGGGTCTCAAGACCCCGGATATGGAGGTGTCTCAGCATCAACCTATGGTGCCCCAGCAGCTGTGCAGCCAGGTTATGCCCAACCAACAACCCAACAAAGTTACGATCAGTCAGTCCCAGAGTCTGCTGGTTATGGAGCTGCGCCAACTGCTTCAGCTGGTTATGGGAAAACAGTTTCACCTCAGCCTGGTTATCCTCAGTATGACTCGAGTCAAATGTATGCTGCTGTACCGCGCTGA
- the LOC117616007 gene encoding EPIDERMAL PATTERNING FACTOR-like protein 2, translated as MGSTQNCSCWHRNRHLIIFIFLLLVSSSTHLRFMAEGARLISSKLTKAAPRGHVLEENEAGVVVNARQIGSRPPRCESRCSACGHCVAVQVPVSPQVQGHSKIRSHGSLPDSTRTSPKNVAYSRGDDITNYKPISWKCKCGDLLFNP; from the exons ATGGGCAGCACTCAAAATTGCTCCTGTTGGCACAGAAATAGACATCTAATCATTTTCATCTTCCTACTCTTGGTTTCAAGCTCGACCCATCTGAGATTCATGGCTGAAG gtgCTAGACTAATTTCAAGCAAGCTTACTAAGGCTGCTCCG AGAGGTCATGTTCTTGAGGAAAATGAAGCTGGGGTGGTGGTCAACGCACGTCAAATAGGATCAAGACCACCAAGGTGTGAGAGCAGGTGCAGTGCTTGTGGGCATTGTGTGGCAGTTCAGGTCCCTGTTTCCCCCCAAGTCCAAGGCCACAGTAAAATCAGAAGCCATGGCAGCCTCCCTGATTCCACCAGAACAAGCCCCAAGAATGTAGCTTACTCCAGAGGCGATGACATTACAAATTATAAGCCTATAAGCTGGAAATGCAAGTGTGGGGATTTGCTCTTCAACCCTTGA